From Melanotaenia boesemani isolate fMelBoe1 chromosome 12, fMelBoe1.pri, whole genome shotgun sequence, a single genomic window includes:
- the pknox1.1 gene encoding homeobox protein PKNOX1.1 isoform X1 — MCCAGWPPVPVPYNDPVFAESAVNVMATQSVSIDKYPKGDQQMQGVVKADDDSEQFIEATLVEVPSPAPTEPQTPMDADKASIYRHPLFPLLALLFEKCEQSTLSSDCITSASFDVDIENFVRCQEKEGKPFFSEDPELDTLMVKAIQVLRIHLLELEKVSDLCKDFCSRYIACLKTKMNSETLLSGDPGSPYSPVQGQNFSPTKTQTPSSISGTISPQGQIMVPASALQQGNVTVTTVNPTQVVAGGTVYQPVTVVTPQGQVVTQALSPGTIRVQNNQLQLQFHQDLNLFNHDDSSTKNKRGVLPKHATNVMRSWLFQHIGHPYPTEDEKKQIASQTNLTLLQVNNWFINARRRILQPMLDASSSETPKTKKKTPQNRPLQRFWPDSIATGGGAQQQVTMPDGTMVTMNMEGLQSLTSDGATLAVQQVMLGGHSEDESGDSGDEDDDADMAGLGLDNSDSLQ, encoded by the exons ATGTGTTGTGCAGGTTGGCCACCTGTCCCTGTTCCCTATAATGACCCAGTGTTTGCAGAGTCTGCAGTGAACGTGATGGCTACCCAGTCTGTTTCCATAGACAAATATCCAAAAGGAGACCAACAG ATGCAGGGAGTGGTGAAGGCAGACGACGACTCAGAGCAGTTTATCGAGGCCACGTTGGTGGAGGTGCCGAGCCCAGCACCCACTGAACCTCAGACTCCCATGGACGCAGACAAAGCTTCCATTTATCG ACACCCCCTGTTCCCTCTGCTGGCCCTGCTGTTTGAGAAGTGCGAACAGTCCACGCTGAGCTCTGACTGCATCACCTCAGCCAGCTTTGATGTGGACATCGAGAACTTTGTCCGCTGTCAGGAGAAAGAGGGGAAACCTTTTTTCAGCGAGGACCCTGAACTCGACACCTTG ATGGTTAAAGCCATCCAGGTGCTGCGGATCCACCTGCTGGAGCTCGAGAAGGTGAGTGATCTGTGTAAGGACTTCTGCAGCCGCTACATCGCCTGCCTGAAGACCAAGATGAACAGCGAGACCCTGCTGAGTGGAGATCCAGGAAGCCCCTATTCCCCCGTTCAAGGCCAGAACTTCTCACCCACCAAGACTCAG ACCCCCAGCTCCATCTCAGGGACCATCAGTCCCCAGGGTCAGATTATGGTGCCAGCGTCAGCCCTACAGCAAGGGAACGTTACCGTGACAACGGTCAACCCCACCCAGGTGGTTGCAG GAGGAACAGTTTACCAGCCAGTCACAGTCGTGACTCCTCAGGGCCAGGTGGTAACCCAGGCTCTCTCCCCGGGGACAATACGCGTCCAAAACAATCAG CTTCAGCTGCAGTTCCATCAGGACCTGAATCTGTTCAATCACGATGACAGCTCCACCAAGAATAAACGTGGCGTTCTTCCCAAACACGCCACCAATGTCATGCGCTCGTGGCTCTTCCAGCACATAggg CATCCATATCCAACAGAGGATGAGAAGAAACAGATCGCCTCTCAGACGAACCTGACCCTGCTGCAGGTCAACAACTG GTTTATAAATGCACGGAGACGGATCTTACAGCCGATGTTGGATGCCAGCTCTTCTGAGACACCTAAAACCAAGAAGAAGACGCCTCAGAACCGTCCACTGCAGCGCTTCTGGCCCGACTCCATCGCAACTGGAGGCGGAGCTCAGCAGCAGGTCACCATGCCCGACG GTACCATGGTGACCATGAACATGGAGGGTCTGCAGAGCCTGACGTCGGACGGCGCCACGCTGGCGGTGCAGCAGGTGATGCTGGGAGGACACAGCGAGGACGAGTCAGGAGACAGCGGAGACGAGGACGACGATGCGGACATGGCCGGGCTGGGCCTGGACAACAGCGACTCCTTGCAGTAG
- the pknox1.1 gene encoding homeobox protein PKNOX1.1 isoform X2, with protein sequence MATQSVSIDKYPKGDQQMQGVVKADDDSEQFIEATLVEVPSPAPTEPQTPMDADKASIYRHPLFPLLALLFEKCEQSTLSSDCITSASFDVDIENFVRCQEKEGKPFFSEDPELDTLMVKAIQVLRIHLLELEKVSDLCKDFCSRYIACLKTKMNSETLLSGDPGSPYSPVQGQNFSPTKTQTPSSISGTISPQGQIMVPASALQQGNVTVTTVNPTQVVAGGTVYQPVTVVTPQGQVVTQALSPGTIRVQNNQLQLQFHQDLNLFNHDDSSTKNKRGVLPKHATNVMRSWLFQHIGHPYPTEDEKKQIASQTNLTLLQVNNWFINARRRILQPMLDASSSETPKTKKKTPQNRPLQRFWPDSIATGGGAQQQVTMPDGTMVTMNMEGLQSLTSDGATLAVQQVMLGGHSEDESGDSGDEDDDADMAGLGLDNSDSLQ encoded by the exons ATGGCTACCCAGTCTGTTTCCATAGACAAATATCCAAAAGGAGACCAACAG ATGCAGGGAGTGGTGAAGGCAGACGACGACTCAGAGCAGTTTATCGAGGCCACGTTGGTGGAGGTGCCGAGCCCAGCACCCACTGAACCTCAGACTCCCATGGACGCAGACAAAGCTTCCATTTATCG ACACCCCCTGTTCCCTCTGCTGGCCCTGCTGTTTGAGAAGTGCGAACAGTCCACGCTGAGCTCTGACTGCATCACCTCAGCCAGCTTTGATGTGGACATCGAGAACTTTGTCCGCTGTCAGGAGAAAGAGGGGAAACCTTTTTTCAGCGAGGACCCTGAACTCGACACCTTG ATGGTTAAAGCCATCCAGGTGCTGCGGATCCACCTGCTGGAGCTCGAGAAGGTGAGTGATCTGTGTAAGGACTTCTGCAGCCGCTACATCGCCTGCCTGAAGACCAAGATGAACAGCGAGACCCTGCTGAGTGGAGATCCAGGAAGCCCCTATTCCCCCGTTCAAGGCCAGAACTTCTCACCCACCAAGACTCAG ACCCCCAGCTCCATCTCAGGGACCATCAGTCCCCAGGGTCAGATTATGGTGCCAGCGTCAGCCCTACAGCAAGGGAACGTTACCGTGACAACGGTCAACCCCACCCAGGTGGTTGCAG GAGGAACAGTTTACCAGCCAGTCACAGTCGTGACTCCTCAGGGCCAGGTGGTAACCCAGGCTCTCTCCCCGGGGACAATACGCGTCCAAAACAATCAG CTTCAGCTGCAGTTCCATCAGGACCTGAATCTGTTCAATCACGATGACAGCTCCACCAAGAATAAACGTGGCGTTCTTCCCAAACACGCCACCAATGTCATGCGCTCGTGGCTCTTCCAGCACATAggg CATCCATATCCAACAGAGGATGAGAAGAAACAGATCGCCTCTCAGACGAACCTGACCCTGCTGCAGGTCAACAACTG GTTTATAAATGCACGGAGACGGATCTTACAGCCGATGTTGGATGCCAGCTCTTCTGAGACACCTAAAACCAAGAAGAAGACGCCTCAGAACCGTCCACTGCAGCGCTTCTGGCCCGACTCCATCGCAACTGGAGGCGGAGCTCAGCAGCAGGTCACCATGCCCGACG GTACCATGGTGACCATGAACATGGAGGGTCTGCAGAGCCTGACGTCGGACGGCGCCACGCTGGCGGTGCAGCAGGTGATGCTGGGAGGACACAGCGAGGACGAGTCAGGAGACAGCGGAGACGAGGACGACGATGCGGACATGGCCGGGCTGGGCCTGGACAACAGCGACTCCTTGCAGTAG